In one Pyxidicoccus xibeiensis genomic region, the following are encoded:
- a CDS encoding acyl-CoA dehydrogenase family protein, whose amino-acid sequence MSVNSVQSSVAPPHLDAAAAVARAKALAPRVRALAGEAESGRRVPEPLIRDFIDAGLVRLLTPRRFGGHELGLDAFIDATLEIARADASVGWCFSFLNIHSWLMAMMPEAAQQEVWGADPDACIANVNAPGGQAVPTEGGHRLTGVWQWASGIQHCGWALLAGIVPSAAGAEAGPPDVRLFLVSRADFQVKDTWFVAGQRGTGSNHVVVNDVFVPEHRNMALGDVREGRSPGSRVHASPLYQLPFLPPMASSLVAPIIGAALGAYETWRELMRTRYTTFSREQVATLSHQQIRMAEVSAELEAAQLLLRRALDTLRPGGMLTLQQRVQVRRDYAYAATLCVRAVERLYTASGAGANFESNPLQRYWRDIHAMAVHAGINFDAAGENFGRLELGLGLNPKDPLF is encoded by the coding sequence ATGAGCGTCAACTCCGTGCAGTCCTCCGTCGCTCCCCCTCACCTCGACGCAGCAGCGGCCGTTGCCCGCGCGAAGGCGCTCGCGCCGCGGGTCCGCGCCCTCGCGGGAGAGGCCGAGTCGGGCCGGCGGGTCCCCGAGCCGCTCATCCGCGACTTCATCGATGCGGGCCTCGTGCGGCTGCTCACGCCCCGGCGCTTCGGGGGGCATGAGCTGGGGCTGGACGCGTTCATCGACGCCACGCTGGAGATTGCCCGGGCCGATGCCTCGGTGGGCTGGTGCTTCTCCTTCCTCAACATCCACTCGTGGCTGATGGCGATGATGCCGGAGGCCGCGCAGCAGGAGGTGTGGGGCGCGGACCCGGACGCGTGCATCGCCAACGTCAACGCGCCCGGAGGACAGGCGGTGCCCACGGAGGGCGGCCACCGGCTCACCGGCGTCTGGCAGTGGGCCAGTGGCATCCAGCACTGTGGCTGGGCGCTGCTCGCGGGCATCGTCCCGTCCGCGGCGGGCGCCGAGGCCGGGCCTCCGGACGTGCGGCTGTTCCTCGTCTCGCGCGCCGACTTCCAGGTGAAGGACACCTGGTTCGTCGCCGGGCAGCGCGGCACCGGCAGCAACCACGTGGTGGTCAACGACGTGTTCGTGCCGGAGCACCGCAACATGGCGCTGGGCGACGTGCGCGAGGGGCGCTCCCCGGGCTCCAGGGTGCATGCCTCGCCGCTCTACCAGCTGCCCTTCCTGCCGCCGATGGCGTCGTCGCTGGTCGCGCCCATCATCGGGGCGGCGCTCGGGGCGTACGAGACGTGGCGTGAGCTGATGCGCACGCGCTACACCACCTTCAGCCGCGAGCAGGTCGCCACGCTGTCCCACCAGCAGATCCGCATGGCGGAGGTGTCGGCGGAACTGGAGGCCGCGCAGCTGCTGCTGCGGCGGGCGCTCGACACCCTGCGCCCCGGAGGCATGCTGACCCTGCAGCAGCGCGTGCAGGTGCGCCGCGACTACGCCTACGCCGCCACCCTGTGCGTGCGCGCCGTCGAGCGGCTCTACACGGCCAGTGGCGCGGGTGCCAACTTCGAGAGCAACCCGCTGCAGCGCTACTGGCGGGACATCCATGCCATGGCCGTGCACGCGGGCATCAACTTCGACGCCGCGGGCGAGAACTTCGGCCGGCTGGAGCTGGGGCTCGGGCTGAATCCGAAGGACCCGCTGTTCTGA
- a CDS encoding GNAT family N-acetyltransferase translates to MEIREAVDADASLLARLLREAFEEYRGRLDPPSSAHGKTEEVVRRELRDGGALLADAPSGAQGCVFFHVRKDHVYLDRLAVLPPFRGQGVARALMEAVEARARALGPLPVRLNVRLALQEHQDWYARQGYTFRSHGTHEGYTSPTFVVLEKRP, encoded by the coding sequence GTGGAGATTCGCGAGGCCGTGGATGCGGACGCGTCCCTGTTGGCGCGCCTGCTGCGTGAGGCATTCGAGGAGTACCGCGGGCGGCTGGATCCTCCGTCCAGCGCCCACGGCAAGACGGAGGAGGTGGTGCGGCGCGAGCTGCGGGACGGCGGCGCGCTCCTCGCGGATGCGCCGTCCGGTGCGCAGGGATGCGTCTTCTTCCACGTCCGGAAGGACCACGTGTACCTGGACCGGCTGGCGGTGCTCCCGCCCTTTCGTGGCCAGGGCGTGGCGCGGGCGCTGATGGAGGCGGTGGAGGCGCGTGCCCGGGCGCTCGGCCCCCTGCCGGTGCGGCTCAACGTGCGGCTCGCGCTCCAGGAGCATCAGGACTGGTACGCGCGGCAGGGGTACACCTTCCGGAGCCACGGCACCCACGAGGGCTACACCTCGCCCACGTTCGTGGTGCTCGAGAAGCGGCCCTGA
- a CDS encoding NAD(P)(+) transhydrogenase (Re/Si-specific) subunit beta → MTLSTTETFVQLLYLAASILFILGLKDLGDAQTARRGVLLAEVGMVAAVAGTLLYGVAVSGVIVRWEWIILAILIGSAVGTGMGLWIPMTKMPERIALSHAFGGLAVGLVGVVEYLEHGGPKMSTLQITATGLEVALGALTFTGSLMAFGKLQGFITGRPVTYPGQNASNMLMIAGTLGLIGLLVYMPGASWAFYAVAVLGVLLGVLLVLPIGGADMPVVICLLNSYAGLAAAATGFALGNNVLIICGALDGFSGFLLGMMMSKAMNRSFANVLFGAFGAAPEQKSMTAGATPAGPAPNVGSVEEAAEVLRAARSVIVVPGYGMAVSQAQHAVRDLANALQANGCDVRYAIHPVAGRMPGHMNVLLAEANVPYDHLYDLEVINDDFAATDVALVVGANDVVNPAARTDQSSPIYGMPILSADMARTCLVLKRSLNAGFAGIENALFVRSNTMMVLGDAKKTLTQFTAALKE, encoded by the coding sequence GTGACGCTCTCCACGACCGAGACGTTCGTCCAGCTGCTGTACCTGGCCGCGTCCATCCTCTTCATCCTGGGCCTGAAGGACCTGGGCGACGCGCAGACGGCGCGCCGGGGCGTGCTGCTCGCGGAGGTCGGCATGGTGGCCGCCGTCGCCGGCACGCTGCTGTACGGCGTGGCGGTGTCCGGCGTCATCGTCCGGTGGGAGTGGATCATCCTGGCCATCCTCATCGGCTCGGCGGTGGGCACGGGCATGGGCCTGTGGATTCCCATGACGAAGATGCCCGAGCGCATCGCGCTCTCGCACGCCTTCGGCGGCCTGGCGGTGGGGCTCGTGGGCGTCGTCGAGTACCTGGAGCATGGCGGGCCGAAGATGAGCACGCTCCAGATTACGGCCACTGGCCTGGAGGTGGCGCTGGGCGCGCTGACCTTCACCGGCAGCCTCATGGCCTTCGGCAAGCTGCAGGGCTTCATCACCGGCAGGCCCGTCACCTACCCGGGGCAGAACGCGTCCAACATGCTGATGATTGCCGGCACGCTCGGGCTGATTGGCCTGCTCGTCTACATGCCGGGGGCGTCCTGGGCCTTCTACGCGGTGGCGGTGCTGGGCGTGCTGCTGGGCGTGCTGCTGGTGCTGCCCATCGGCGGGGCGGACATGCCGGTGGTCATCTGCCTCCTCAACTCGTACGCGGGCCTCGCGGCGGCGGCCACGGGCTTCGCGCTGGGCAACAACGTCCTCATCATCTGCGGCGCGCTGGACGGCTTCTCCGGCTTCCTGCTGGGCATGATGATGTCCAAGGCGATGAACCGCTCGTTCGCGAACGTGCTCTTCGGCGCCTTCGGCGCGGCGCCGGAGCAGAAGTCCATGACGGCGGGGGCCACGCCCGCCGGGCCCGCGCCCAACGTGGGCAGCGTGGAGGAGGCGGCCGAGGTGCTGCGTGCCGCGCGCTCCGTCATCGTGGTGCCCGGCTACGGCATGGCGGTGTCCCAGGCGCAGCACGCGGTGCGGGACCTGGCCAACGCGCTCCAGGCCAACGGCTGCGACGTGCGCTACGCCATCCACCCGGTGGCCGGCCGCATGCCCGGCCACATGAACGTGCTGCTCGCCGAGGCCAACGTCCCGTATGACCACCTCTACGATTTGGAGGTCATCAACGACGACTTCGCCGCCACCGACGTGGCGCTCGTCGTGGGCGCCAACGACGTGGTCAACCCCGCCGCGCGCACCGACCAGAGCAGCCCCATCTACGGCATGCCCATCCTGTCCGCGGACATGGCCAGGACGTGCCTGGTGCTGAAGCGCTCGCTCAACGCCGGCTTCGCCGGCATCGAAAATGCGCTCTTCGTCCGCTCCAACACCATGATGGTGCTCGGCGACGCGAAGAAGACGCTGACCCAGTTCACCGCGGCGCTGAAGGAGTAG
- a CDS encoding NAD(P) transhydrogenase subunit alpha, with product MSLTLIFGLYVFFLAAFTGYQVISKVPHLLHTPLMAFTNAISGISLVGSLLAAGGHYGTLSTVLGAVAVLAATINVVGGFLITDRMLRMFKKKGGTR from the coding sequence ATGTCACTGACGCTGATCTTCGGTCTCTATGTCTTCTTCCTGGCCGCCTTCACGGGCTACCAGGTCATCTCCAAGGTGCCGCACCTGCTGCACACGCCGCTGATGGCCTTCACCAACGCCATCTCCGGCATCTCCCTGGTGGGCTCGCTGCTGGCGGCGGGAGGCCACTACGGCACGCTGTCGACGGTGCTGGGCGCGGTGGCGGTGCTCGCGGCCACCATCAACGTGGTGGGCGGCTTCCTCATCACCGACCGCATGCTGCGCATGTTCAAGAAGAAGGGAGGCACGCGGTGA
- a CDS encoding Re/Si-specific NAD(P)(+) transhydrogenase subunit alpha, translating into MLPVMIIAIPRETVPGERRVALVAESVKRLVGKKHEVVVESGAGLGAECSDEELRAAGARLESGAAAVYAAADVLLKVQPPGPEELELLKPGSVLVSLAYPMSNPKLAKAIAQRQVTLLAMDMVPRTTLAQMMDVLSSQATIAGYRAVVLAAEALPKLFPMLMTAAGTIPPAKVLVLGAGVAGLQAIATARRLGAVVEAYDVRKVVKEQVESLGARFVNIDIEDAAGAGGYAKELGEEAKKKQADALAVHVAKSDAVITTALVPGRRAPLLLPADMVRRMKSGSVVVDIAAEQGGNCELTRPGERYRTENGVTVIGERNLPSQLAVHASAMFSRNLEKLLAHVTDKDGALKLDTADEIVRGMLITRGGEIVHPAVADVALRES; encoded by the coding sequence ATGCTCCCCGTCATGATCATCGCCATTCCCCGTGAAACGGTGCCGGGCGAAAGGCGGGTCGCGCTCGTGGCGGAGAGCGTGAAACGCCTCGTCGGCAAGAAGCACGAAGTGGTGGTCGAGAGCGGAGCGGGCCTGGGCGCGGAGTGCTCCGACGAGGAGCTGCGCGCCGCCGGAGCGCGCCTCGAGTCGGGCGCCGCGGCCGTCTATGCCGCCGCCGACGTGCTCCTCAAGGTCCAGCCCCCGGGTCCGGAGGAGCTGGAGCTGCTCAAGCCCGGCTCGGTGCTGGTGAGCCTGGCGTACCCCATGTCCAACCCGAAGCTGGCAAAGGCCATTGCCCAGCGCCAGGTGACGCTGCTGGCCATGGACATGGTGCCGCGCACCACGCTGGCGCAGATGATGGACGTGCTCAGCTCGCAGGCCACCATCGCCGGGTACCGCGCGGTGGTGCTCGCGGCCGAGGCGCTGCCGAAGCTGTTCCCCATGCTGATGACGGCCGCGGGCACCATTCCTCCCGCGAAGGTGCTGGTGCTGGGCGCGGGCGTGGCCGGCCTTCAGGCCATCGCCACGGCGCGGCGCCTGGGCGCGGTGGTGGAGGCGTACGACGTCCGCAAGGTGGTGAAGGAGCAGGTGGAGAGCCTGGGCGCCCGCTTCGTCAACATCGACATCGAGGATGCCGCGGGCGCGGGCGGGTACGCGAAGGAGCTGGGCGAGGAGGCGAAGAAGAAGCAGGCGGACGCGCTGGCGGTGCACGTGGCGAAGTCTGACGCCGTCATCACCACGGCGCTGGTGCCCGGCCGGCGCGCCCCGCTGCTGCTGCCCGCGGACATGGTGCGGCGGATGAAGAGCGGCTCGGTGGTGGTGGACATCGCCGCGGAGCAGGGCGGCAACTGCGAGCTGACCCGCCCGGGTGAGCGCTACCGCACGGAGAATGGCGTCACCGTCATCGGCGAGCGCAACCTGCCCAGCCAGCTGGCGGTGCACGCCAGCGCCATGTTCTCGCGCAACCTGGAGAAGCTGCTCGCGCACGTCACCGACAAGGACGGCGCCCTGAAGCTGGATACCGCGGATGAAATCGTGAGGGGCATGCTCATCACCCGCGGCGGTGAAATCGTCCACCCGGCGGTGGCGGACGTGGCCCTGAGGGAGAGCTGA
- a CDS encoding SpoIIAA family protein → MRTLGPHKVWLEAPGTLRVVVVGAFDVKLLRELEDLARELQAQHPTLHLVADMRQSTGITPELRQTFAEHPDPAPFASRFIFGASFAVRSIASVMAQGGRPGTRPLITVDTEDEAKDWVAAQHSQRAA, encoded by the coding sequence ATGAGGACGTTGGGACCGCACAAGGTGTGGCTCGAGGCGCCGGGCACGCTGCGGGTCGTCGTCGTCGGCGCCTTCGACGTGAAGCTTCTCCGCGAGCTGGAGGACCTGGCGCGTGAGCTCCAGGCGCAGCATCCGACGCTCCACCTCGTCGCCGACATGCGGCAGAGCACCGGCATCACCCCGGAGCTGCGGCAGACGTTCGCCGAGCACCCGGACCCGGCCCCCTTCGCGAGCCGGTTCATCTTCGGCGCGAGCTTCGCCGTCAGGTCCATCGCGAGCGTGATGGCGCAGGGGGGCCGCCCGGGCACCCGGCCCCTCATCACGGTGGATACCGAGGACGAGGCGAAGGACTGGGTGGCCGCGCAGCACTCGCAGCGGGCCGCCTGA
- a CDS encoding STAS/SEC14 domain-containing protein, whose product MQTMWTLGPHKMWFEEPDTVRMVTVGPYDMKLLEESVALTRELQKRYPRLYIITDARQGTGMTADVRKLLGENPDYLPYVGSAMYGSSFAMRTMINMMIRAQQLLGRTGTTAFAMVATEEDAKAWVAKQREADRAKKTA is encoded by the coding sequence ATGCAGACCATGTGGACGCTGGGCCCGCACAAGATGTGGTTCGAGGAGCCGGACACCGTGCGGATGGTCACGGTGGGCCCGTACGACATGAAGCTGTTGGAGGAGTCGGTCGCGCTCACCCGTGAGCTCCAGAAGCGCTATCCGCGCCTCTACATCATCACCGACGCGCGGCAGGGCACCGGGATGACGGCGGACGTGCGCAAGCTGCTGGGCGAGAACCCGGACTACCTGCCCTACGTGGGCTCGGCGATGTACGGCAGCAGCTTCGCCATGCGGACCATGATCAACATGATGATCCGCGCCCAGCAGCTCCTCGGGCGCACGGGCACCACCGCCTTCGCCATGGTGGCGACCGAGGAGGATGCCAAGGCCTGGGTGGCGAAGCAGCGCGAGGCAGACCGCGCGAAGAAGACCGCCTGA
- a CDS encoding STAS/SEC14 domain-containing protein: MGAVWTLGPHMMWFEEPDTVRVTLSGVYDMKLLEESRALVLELQKRHPTLYLIMDARNGAGMAADVRKQLSTSEDYMPYAASAMFGTGFAMRTMINMMVRAGSLLGRSSSRPFVMVGTEEEAKAWVAKVREADRLKQTA, encoded by the coding sequence ATGGGTGCAGTGTGGACGTTGGGCCCCCACATGATGTGGTTCGAGGAGCCGGACACGGTCCGGGTGACCCTCTCGGGCGTGTACGACATGAAGCTGCTGGAGGAGTCGCGCGCCCTGGTGCTGGAGCTCCAGAAGCGCCACCCGACGCTCTACCTCATCATGGATGCGCGCAATGGCGCCGGCATGGCGGCGGACGTGCGCAAGCAGCTCAGCACCTCCGAGGACTACATGCCCTACGCGGCCTCGGCGATGTTCGGCACCGGCTTCGCCATGCGGACGATGATCAACATGATGGTCCGCGCCGGGAGCCTGCTGGGGCGCTCCTCGAGCCGGCCCTTCGTCATGGTGGGCACCGAGGAGGAGGCCAAGGCCTGGGTGGCCAAGGTGCGCGAGGCCGACCGCCTGAAGCAGACCGCCTGA
- a CDS encoding STAS domain-containing protein yields MSALPKPQQLTIDPERIGRIIDVLSMISVGEFSPERTTINIQEHDELAALEETLNVFVRELDSTRRGHDEALSRLETSHRELQEKLSTIEQQRLAIRDLSTPIIELWEDILTLPIVGVVDTQRSVEMTERLLHRIVQGKARCVIIDITGVEVVDTMTANHFIKMVNAARLLGAYCVVTGISPLIAQTLVQIGVDLREVKTLGSLKEGLRECFLYLRKHAGGTPTAQR; encoded by the coding sequence ATGAGCGCCCTGCCCAAGCCCCAGCAGCTCACCATCGACCCTGAACGCATCGGCCGCATCATCGACGTGCTGTCGATGATCTCCGTGGGAGAGTTCTCCCCGGAGCGGACCACCATCAACATCCAGGAGCACGACGAGCTCGCCGCCCTGGAGGAGACGCTCAACGTCTTCGTGCGCGAGCTGGACAGCACGCGCCGCGGGCACGACGAGGCGCTCAGCCGCCTGGAGACCAGCCACCGCGAGCTCCAGGAGAAGCTCTCCACCATCGAGCAGCAGCGCCTGGCCATCCGGGATTTGTCCACGCCCATCATCGAGCTGTGGGAGGACATCCTCACGCTGCCCATCGTCGGCGTGGTGGACACGCAGCGCTCGGTGGAGATGACCGAGCGGCTCCTGCACCGCATCGTCCAGGGCAAGGCCCGCTGCGTCATCATCGACATCACCGGCGTGGAGGTGGTGGACACGATGACGGCCAACCACTTCATCAAGATGGTGAACGCGGCCCGCCTGCTGGGTGCGTACTGCGTGGTGACGGGCATCAGCCCGCTCATCGCCCAGACGCTGGTCCAGATTGGCGTGGACCTGCGTGAGGTGAAGACGCTCGGCAGCCTGAAGGAAGGTCTGCGCGAGTGCTTCCTCTACCTGCGCAAGCACGCTGGCGGCACGCCGACGGCGCAGCGCTGA
- a CDS encoding STAS domain-containing protein: protein MSQHDFSGGSGPEREISRIPIIPLWGQLIVPLQGDITDAQAAQLCSDVLRDIQRTGARGMVVDISGLWLVDSHLCAVLARLSGSARLMGTRTVLSGMGADVALTLQSMGIQLEGVETALGLEEGLTLLGVQVVGGRTASTEREAAQQLADEMLGLPPATALPKSAV from the coding sequence ATGAGCCAGCATGACTTTTCGGGGGGCTCCGGCCCCGAGCGGGAGATCTCCCGCATCCCCATCATCCCCCTCTGGGGCCAGCTCATCGTCCCCCTGCAGGGAGACATCACGGATGCGCAGGCCGCGCAGCTGTGCTCGGACGTGCTGCGCGACATCCAGCGCACCGGCGCGCGCGGCATGGTCGTGGACATCTCCGGCCTGTGGCTGGTGGACAGCCACCTGTGCGCGGTGCTGGCCCGCCTGTCCGGCTCGGCCCGGCTGATGGGCACCCGCACCGTGCTCAGCGGCATGGGCGCGGACGTGGCCCTCACCCTGCAGAGCATGGGCATCCAGCTGGAGGGCGTGGAGACGGCCCTGGGCCTGGAAGAGGGGCTGACGCTGCTCGGCGTGCAGGTGGTGGGCGGGCGCACCGCCAGCACCGAGCGGGAAGCCGCCCAGCAGCTCGCCGACGAGATGCTCGGTCTGCCCCCTGCTACCGCCCTCCCCAAGTCCGCTGTCTGA
- a CDS encoding SpoIIE family protein phosphatase, whose amino-acid sequence MALRLTIAHRSRPKSGEQENGDIALVRQEGAHTLLAVVDALGHGPVAARVASDAARCLEQQSLSGGVGPVVDALHAALRNGRGAAVMLGLFDGHTLHCAGVGNVELRSRGTKVPVIPTPGILGQSMRSLRTASAPLQHGDRLVFFSDGLSFRLDLEPTRSLPPGEACALLMERYARTTDDATVLVADVETV is encoded by the coding sequence ATGGCTTTGAGGTTGACCATCGCCCACCGCTCGCGTCCCAAGTCGGGTGAGCAGGAGAATGGCGACATCGCGCTGGTCCGTCAGGAGGGCGCTCACACGCTGCTGGCGGTGGTGGACGCGCTGGGCCACGGCCCGGTGGCGGCCCGGGTGGCGTCCGATGCGGCCCGGTGCCTGGAGCAGCAGTCGCTCAGCGGCGGCGTGGGGCCCGTGGTGGACGCGCTGCACGCGGCGCTGCGCAACGGCCGGGGCGCGGCGGTGATGCTGGGGCTGTTCGACGGCCACACCCTGCACTGCGCCGGCGTGGGCAACGTGGAGCTGCGCTCCCGGGGCACCAAGGTGCCGGTGATTCCCACGCCCGGCATCCTCGGCCAGTCCATGCGCTCGCTGCGCACGGCCTCCGCGCCGCTGCAGCACGGGGACCGCCTCGTGTTCTTCAGCGACGGGCTCAGCTTCAGGCTGGACCTGGAGCCCACCCGAAGCCTTCCACCCGGCGAGGCCTGCGCGCTGCTGATGGAGCGCTACGCCCGCACCACCGACGACGCCACCGTGCTGGTGGCGGATGTGGAGACCGTATGA
- a CDS encoding ATP-binding protein: protein MSRGSMCAELLRVLQQFMSDTAARLVLRGTLEPLRLSLESVGAAELPRVIEALEPATRHFVDPSRRPQLAAQLRTLTAPASGAPSYAAPASAPIPTPAPMPMVSLKGPAAPQTPTRPTTYLVRNESDASHARLAARALCETLGGRGFECQKVATAVSELARNQIAYAGGGTIQLAPEQTPKRLLRVRAEDQGRGIPDLERVLSGTYRSKTGMGLGLLGVKRLADRFDVRTGPTGTQVEFEVWL from the coding sequence GTGAGCCGGGGCTCGATGTGCGCCGAGCTGTTGCGCGTGCTGCAGCAGTTCATGTCGGACACCGCGGCGCGGCTCGTGCTGCGCGGGACGCTGGAGCCGTTGCGGTTGTCGCTGGAGTCGGTCGGTGCCGCGGAGCTCCCGCGCGTCATCGAGGCGCTGGAGCCGGCCACCCGCCACTTCGTGGACCCGTCCCGGAGGCCGCAGCTGGCCGCGCAGCTGCGGACGCTGACGGCGCCCGCTTCCGGGGCGCCCTCCTACGCAGCGCCGGCCTCCGCGCCCATCCCCACGCCGGCGCCCATGCCCATGGTGTCGCTGAAGGGGCCCGCCGCGCCGCAGACGCCCACGCGGCCCACCACCTATCTGGTGCGCAACGAGTCCGACGCCAGCCACGCCCGGCTCGCGGCGCGGGCGCTGTGCGAGACGCTCGGTGGCCGAGGCTTCGAGTGCCAGAAGGTGGCCACCGCGGTGAGTGAGCTGGCGCGCAACCAGATTGCGTATGCCGGCGGCGGCACCATCCAGCTCGCCCCGGAGCAGACGCCCAAGCGCCTGCTGCGCGTGCGCGCCGAGGACCAGGGCCGGGGCATTCCCGACCTGGAGCGCGTGCTGTCGGGCACCTATCGCAGCAAGACGGGCATGGGCCTGGGGCTGCTGGGCGTTAAGCGTCTGGCGGACCGGTTCGACGTGCGTACCGGGCCCACGGGCACCCAGGTGGAGTTCGAGGTATGGCTTTGA
- a CDS encoding ATP-binding protein, producing the protein MEVRLKSDAAVAAALGRRFARQVGMAAAASAEVAVVVSELATNLVRHAGAGGTVELWREEEWLFIRARDRGPGMVEPERLFTGRDGRPGPLPGESLGEGGAAVRRLTDAVQVTNREGGGLEVVARKRVVLQERRRW; encoded by the coding sequence GTGGAGGTCCGCCTGAAGTCGGACGCCGCCGTCGCCGCCGCGCTGGGCCGTCGCTTCGCGCGGCAGGTGGGGATGGCGGCGGCCGCCAGCGCGGAGGTGGCGGTGGTCGTCAGCGAGCTGGCCACCAACCTGGTGCGTCATGCGGGCGCGGGAGGCACGGTGGAGCTGTGGCGTGAGGAGGAGTGGCTCTTCATCCGCGCGAGAGACCGGGGGCCCGGCATGGTGGAGCCGGAGCGGCTCTTCACCGGCCGCGACGGCCGTCCCGGGCCGCTGCCCGGAGAGAGCCTGGGCGAAGGGGGCGCGGCGGTGCGGCGCCTGACGGATGCCGTCCAGGTGACCAATCGCGAGGGCGGAGGTCTTGAAGTGGTGGCCCGCAAGCGGGTCGTTCTCCAGGAAAGGAGGCGCTGGTGA
- a CDS encoding class II glutamine amidotransferase has product MSVILAAFTSDPNLLGCELHRLAGQVLLRAEHRANAMGVGTYAQDEVLLRRFASDEALELASLAPPHESDALLFHGGRLPVGLSLEDNTQPFRARRWLFGHQGSVTGLESLRAPLLESLPEHLRRQVRGGTDSEVLFGVFLRHLRDLGRTDDPRLEPRVAGHVLSDAAREVMKAAFDSGVTRTPTLNLVATNGSLLVACRFGEQPLFYTRLEGSAECERCGVTPGTPESQPAVGAHRRRRTVVVASHLKRPAGWVELTQGTTLVVGPDLQVHHLHEA; this is encoded by the coding sequence ATGTCCGTCATCCTCGCTGCGTTCACGTCAGACCCCAACCTGCTCGGCTGCGAGCTGCACCGGCTCGCCGGGCAGGTCCTCCTGCGGGCGGAGCATCGGGCCAACGCCATGGGCGTGGGCACCTATGCCCAGGACGAGGTCCTGCTGCGGCGCTTCGCCAGCGACGAGGCACTGGAGCTGGCCTCGCTTGCTCCGCCGCACGAGTCCGATGCGCTGCTCTTCCATGGCGGCAGGCTGCCGGTCGGCCTGTCGCTGGAGGACAACACCCAGCCGTTCCGGGCCCGCCGCTGGCTGTTCGGTCACCAGGGGAGCGTGACGGGCCTCGAGTCGCTTCGCGCGCCGCTGCTGGAGTCGCTGCCGGAGCACTTGCGGCGCCAGGTGCGGGGCGGCACCGACAGCGAGGTGCTCTTCGGCGTCTTCCTGCGCCACCTGAGAGACCTCGGCCGGACGGACGACCCGAGGCTGGAGCCGCGCGTCGCCGGCCACGTGCTCTCGGACGCCGCGCGCGAGGTGATGAAGGCCGCCTTCGACTCGGGCGTGACGCGCACGCCCACGCTCAACCTCGTCGCCACCAACGGCTCGCTCCTGGTGGCGTGCCGCTTCGGTGAGCAGCCCCTCTTCTATACGCGGCTGGAGGGCTCGGCGGAGTGCGAGCGCTGTGGCGTGACGCCGGGCACGCCGGAGTCGCAGCCCGCGGTGGGCGCGCACCGGCGCCGTCGCACGGTGGTGGTGGCCAGCCACCTCAAGCGTCCCGCGGGTTGGGTGGAGCTGACCCAGGGCACCACGCTGGTGGTCGGCCCGGACCTGCAGGTGCATCACCTGCACGAGGCGTGA